A stretch of the Pristis pectinata isolate sPriPec2 chromosome 7, sPriPec2.1.pri, whole genome shotgun sequence genome encodes the following:
- the LOC127572949 gene encoding gonadotropin-releasing hormone II receptor-like yields MKLKQLSLGNRSVDNSSLIVLGTSSAVDSGQGGDDELLLPTFSTASKVRVVITLAIILISSYLNLSVLWGALRRKGNGRSHIRTLIVNLSCADLMVTFIVMPLDASWNITVQWLAGSPACKLLMFLKLFSMYSCAFVTVVISLDRYCAILRPLGISRANERNRILLIGAWLMSGALATPQLFLFHTVSISVPAPFTQCVTHGSFKEPWQEKVYFFFTFLWLFLLPLIIMVFCYASILITITRKMTLNGDLFLKDADSRCSKNYVPKVRMKALKLSVVLVSTFIICWTPYYILGFWYNFFPAMINKKELPESINHALFTFGMLNSFMDPVISRIGYLRLSNS; encoded by the exons ATGAAACTCAAGCAACTGTCCCTCGGCAACCGCAGCGTGGACAACAGCAGTCTGATCGTCCTTGGTACCTCCAGCGCCGTGGACAGCGGCCAAGGCGGTGACGACGAGCTGCTGCTGCCCACCTtttcaacagcctccaaggtcaGGGTGGTCATTACCTTGGCCATCATCTTGATCTCTTCTTACCTCAACCTGAGCGTGCTATGGGGCGCTCTGAGGAGGAAGGGCAACGGGAGGTCCCATATCAGAACGCTGATCGTCAACTTGTCCTGCGCCGACCTGATGGTCACTTTCATCGTGATGCCACTGGACGCTTCCTGGAACATCACCGTGCAGTGGCTGGCCGGCAGTCCGGCCTGCAAACTCCTCATGTTCCTCAAACTCTTCTCCATGTATTCGTGCGCCTTCGTCACCGTGGTCATTAGCCTCGATCGCTACTGTGCTATTCTACGGCCTCTGGGCATCAGCAGAGCGAACGAAAGGAACCGCATCTTGCTGATCGGAGCCTGGCTTATGAGTGGTGCGCTGGCCACGCCTCAG CTATTCCTTTTCCATACAGTTTCCATTTCCGTACCAGCTCCATTCACTCAATGTGTGACTCATGGTAGTTTCAAGGAACCTTGGCAGGAAAAGGTTTACTTTTTCTTCACCTTCCTTTGGCTCTTTCTTCTGCCACTTATAATCATGGTGTTTTGTTATGCAAGTATATTAATTACTATTACGAGGAAAATGACATTAAATGGCGATT taTTCTTGAAAGATGCAGATTCAAGATGTAGTAAGAACTACGTTCCCAAAGTGCGAATGAAAGCTTTAAAGCTGTCTGTTGTTCTTGTGAGCACCTTCATCATTTGCTGGACCCCGTATTACATCCTGGGATTTTGGTACAACTTTTTCCCTGCCATGATAAACAAGAAGGAGCTTCCTGAATCAATCAACCATGCACTCTTTACTTTTGGGATGCTGAACAGTTTTATGGATCCAGTGATTAGTCGTATTGGTTATCTCAGGCTCAGCAACAGTTGA